A region of the Cucurbita pepo subsp. pepo cultivar mu-cu-16 chromosome LG14, ASM280686v2, whole genome shotgun sequence genome:
TCTCCATCTGGCTAATATTCTTTGGCGTCATTGAAAAGTTTGTTTGGAAGGAGAAAATTCATTATTCCtttatttctactttttttgGGCAACTTTCAGCTTTATTAAGTTcaaatttactttttcctcTTTGACTTACAACACAGGTAAAAATTAGATaaccacaaacaaaaaagaggaCATCGACTATATACTTTAATAATAGAATATCACTCTATGAatataatgatattaataacaaaCACTAGTTCAATAATAAGATAATGAATAAGTAATTTACTTGTTCATTAAGTTATAAATGGTCTGATCTGCTCGGAACTATGGCAACGAAATAAGTCtacaacccgacaacccgacGAGCTAAGAGCAAAGGAATCCCTAAACAACCTTACAATCATAgatcttcaaataattatacatatattatGAATCAGATATTGATTAATCTTCGATGGGTCTTTTAATTTATGGATATATCGATAGATAAAGCCTTATTCGTAGAGAGTTATAACAAACAATAAAACTCTAAAAATCCGGGAAAGTAATTTACTAAGCATGTTGAACTTGACATGTTTTTCCCTATATGTTACCTTTCAACGCTGCGATGATCAACTCAGTCATGATTTGAGCAGTAAGAATCAGAAATGTATACTAATCTGTACGGAATTTCGTTGCGAACTACATGAGACAACCGACGTAGCGAGCGCGGGGATATAGCCTCTGTAGTTGTGGCCATTGCACAAAGAACTGATCAGCCATGTATAACTTATATAAAATCAAGCCACTTAGTGATAATCTCTTCACTCTTGCAATGCTTTCcacataaaaaattgaagaccaTCTAATCCCCAGAACCTGCATATTCAGATTCAACCCACTGTTATCCTCTAAAACCATATGATCTTGGAATTGAGAAGAATGCAAAAGAATGCAGAGTTCAATGCAGTATTGAACCTTGAATATGAATGCAATTACGCATAGAGGGATGCAGGTACCAGGGCCATTGCAGAGAATCTGCAACAAAACAGAACTGGTTCAAACAAAAACAGGTTCTCTAATGCTAAAGAGGTCATATAATTTGCAGATTGACAGTGAAAAAATACCACTTGAGGTCTAAGTTTAAGCATTAGCCAGAGTGCGTGCAATGTGGCAATCAAAGTTGTCCAAACGGAAGTGAAATATGATTGTCCTACTTCCCTACTTCTGTAGATCTGCATAAACTGTGCAATCTTGTCTACCTCAGCCCCGGTCTGCAATAAGAAGCGCCGGTTCACGaacaaatttaatatgaaaactCGCAAATTATATGCGAAGTTCAAATTCCTATACTTCACATTTGTTTGTACTAAAAAATGAAGCGAACACCGTTTTAAACATATTATTGTAACTCGTTAATGGACTCTTCgaagtttttgtttgatagCAATAAACAATGtattaagagaaaaattatgCCAGAAGATGAttgaattgaaagaaaagcAACAGAAATTTCAGGAGATAGCAGATCAACACTAAGTTCCGGGGTTGTTTCCTGGATGCTGAGAATAAGGGGAGATAGTAACTTACTATCTGAAGAAAACTAACAAGCTCAAGCTCGAATGATCAACCTACTATTGATCGACAAAGCCCAAAGACAGTCCATTGCTAATTTTCTAAAAGAGTTTCACATTTTGTACCGTTTTCCCAAACCACGTGGTACGTACGATGCATGCCACACGTGAGATTCTGATCGTCTTCCTCCCAATGTTGTTGTCCATAGTGGGAAGGAAAGTTTTAGGAACGGAGAAGGTCAAACTTTGGGCGGGCTGCTAGGTTTCGCCTATGCTATGCTTTCATaaaattgaacattttttcttcaaccaatgtaAAGGAGTTCCTAGCACGAGGGAATGGGCTTTCATTCTAGGAACCGACTTGTTTATGCACTCAGCCCCTCTCTTGAAGATGCGTACgacaaaaaacaaatagacTCACCAAGCATAAATGAAAATCCTTCCCCCCGACTGTTGACGACGGTAGACCTCGGGAGGAGCACTTTACTTTAAGGCGTGCCCCAGCATTATTAGGGTGGCCAAATTTCTATTCACTAGTTTGAATGGACTCAATTGGGCCTCTGTTGCTCGAGTTCAAATTGGACTTAGGTCGTGAGCATAACCAATTCAGGGACAGGGGCTTAGGTTGAAGCAACTTTCAATTTGGCCCTTTAATGTATTTGGAGTTCCATTCCTTCTTGGGAACTTAAAAGCGTTGGGACAACAAATTAGCTCAGGCTTTCATGAACTGAGCCTGGATTAGGTTCATCCACCTTACTTTGTAGTTGAGCCGTTGAATTGGATTCATTTTATAAGAAGCTTTGTTTGGAAAGTGCATAATTTGGGCTAATCAACGCGATGTTGAATATTCTAAAGTGATAGTTGGACTCTCATCTGGTAACATCTTTCTGAATTCTACGGTCAGTGTTATCACAAGTTTCCAGCAAACCACACATTTCCATCTAATTTCCAAGGGTTTCCCTTTGACTCAGAACCACACTATTTTATATGCTTGAGGTTGAGGATCCATTTTCAAGATCAATTTAGTTACCATCTCTTTGGCCGCCACACTACTTCAACTATCAATTCATGCAAACTTTTTCATGAGTTACTCCTCTTTTCCGTCGGATGACTTGTCGGATGACTTGTAGGAGGTGAGAAGGGCCTTTACTACTCCGTCCCACACAATATACTACTATCGGCCCTACCAGGCAACATCTACCTACAGAAGCTCAATCAGGAGATAGGAAGTATCTGACAAAAGTACAAAATTTCGATTGTTCAGAGAATCAGATCGGTTCTATTAAGGATAGGTCGTATTGATGACCAATCAAACTCTAGAGATGAAGCAAGCTACAAAGCCCTAATTGTGGGGAGGGTAAAGAGCTTCCAACGCAAAGAAGCCTTTCATTCCCTCGTTTCGCCGTGGCACACCCTACACACAAGCACCACCCGGCTCAGGAGGGACCAGAAAACGCCTTCCAATGTCCACAATaatgttctaaaaaaaatacatcttatttgaaaattgtCATCTCGTAATCATCTCTCTTCATCCTCTTGGAACTATTTTGAGACTTCTTCAAATCACCAAAGCTTCCCCTTCATAAGCATTGTTTTTTCATTAACTTCGTCATCTtcttgattcttttctttttcattttttcactGCATCTTTGATAATAGTTAGTGATCACAACCTTTTGATTGGGGCATTCAAAGATGAGGTGATCATACCATTGACACTTGTGGCACTTTCAAGTGTGTGTACAGCCAAATGATGAATGTTTGCAGCCCAAGTCAAAACTCTAATGTGCCAACAACAATCAAACGCCCAATGGAGTCTGCAGAAATATCATCCTATAGTTTCATGTTCTCTATTCAATATACAACAGCAAGTTTATGGCCAgctcacaatttttttatctacACTAGCCATTTCTTTAATGATCATTAACTTTGACCATTTAGCCATTTTTTTGGCATTCAAACAAGTCTTAAACTATGATTGATGGCAATAGAGGTGATTCTTATCAACATTATCGGCTCTGTTTATTTGTCAACACCAGTGAGATTTTGTCAAATATAGTGACGATTTGGTGGTCCTTAGTCAAATTTTGTTCTGATGTGGTCCTTCGTAGGCCATTTCTACTTGGTGCTTCATAGGCAAGTGTGGTTGTGGTTTGATAGTTTTAAGTCATTGGTGGTGGGTGGGTGTGAGATCTTGGAGGAGGAAACAAactattctttataagggtatggaaacttctccctaggagaagcgttttaaaaccttaagaggaagcccaaaatggaaagcccaaagaggacaatatttgctagcggtgggcttaagcggtaacaaatggtataaaagtcagacaccagatggtgtgccagcgagaacgctgggccccaaaggggtggattatgagatcctacatcgattagagagagaaacgagtgccaacgaggacgctgggccccaacggtgggtggattgtgagatcttggagaggggaacgaagcattctttataaaggtgtggaaacccctccctaacaaatgcgttttaaaaccttgaaaggaagtccaaaagggaaaacccaaagaggacaatatttgctagcggtacgcttgagctgttatatgAATGGAATTTAAAAGTCTTTATCTGATGCTTGGAGGGTTGTTCTATTATCCGATACTTGGAGGGTTGTTCCATCCTTAGGGTCATAAGCTATATGGTTCAACTGCATTGCTCAAATTTTAAGGATCATTTTAGCCGGCATAAAAAGGAACCCAGTTTCAGCCTCAGTCCAAGTTCCACAACTCAAAGAACGCATAGACCAATATCCCTACAGCCCCACCCAATAGAGCTTCTAGTTTATCAATAGACTGGCAATTGAAAAACTCTGCCCATACAATCCTCTCTCTCGCTTCCTGTCTCAGACAAGAGAAGTTGAAAGACCTTGAAATCATACCTTATCAGCCAGTTGGTTTTCATATGTACGAGCCTTTTGAAGACTCATGTTATCCGTTGCAGCAGCAATGTAGAATCTTGGAGCAAACAAGTCCTTCTGCAGCTCAGACAACACATTGAGCATCTCCGCCGTGTGGCCCCCTACATATCCATCCAACAATCAGTGCGATTACATGATTAAATCTACAAGTCAATGAAATTGATGGCTGTCTCACCTGAGCCTAAAACAATGAGGGTACTAACAGGTTTCAAGCATTTGTTTCGAACGGGTCTACCACTCCAATATATGACGTAAAGAACACGACTCAAAATCAAGCTGATACTGAGAATTATGGCAGCAATAGTGATACTAGAATCCATCATAAAGAGAAGCAAACACAACAATCCtacaaaaaagagagaaaaagaaacgaTAATCAATAAAATAGAAGCGAGATTGAAAGAGGTTGGGCTGCCTCAGTTTACATCACAACATCATGATTCTCACATGCGAGTTACTCATATACAGCATACATAGAAAACAAGTAGCACAAGTAACATACTCAAACTTATGAATCTTAAACATATCATGCACCATGCTCATGTCATGCTCACCCATCTTTAACTCGAGCCCTCTCAAGACACAACCGACTTCTCAAAACTCTTTCTAGCTCTTCGAGTCGCATCAAGCACTTCTCTACAAAACTCAGTGTTCGAACCTTGATCATTTTTACCTAAGGCCCCAAACTATGCATCGACCCTTGACTATTTTTACCCAAGGAACACCAATGACTTAGCAACGTATTGACTCTTTTCGAAGTACCCCAATACTTGCTTCTATAGACTCATCATACCAACCCTTAAGCATTTTTTCCCCAACAATTCGATGCTCCTTTAGCATGGTAACATATCACCTTTGATCATTTTTAACTCAAGATGCACTAATATTCACCTTCCTTTCCTTTCTAGTCACCTAACTCTTTGCACTAATTAGGCTAACAATCTATATCATGATTGTTAGATATGCATTTATTCCAATAACCACATGAACATACTCCTAACACAAACATGACCTTCCTCCATGCCTTCCTATAGAAAGCCCCTCAATAAGCAGATTCAACAAGTGAGAACTCCTGATTGAAAGCACTCCTAGAGTTATCAGAAAAGTTCCTAGACAATAAAGATGATTTCCAAAGCTAGCCTCTAGACTAGAAAACTCAAAACAACCAAAGGATGACTAAGAGAGGATTACCAACTAATCTAATCCAAACACCTTAAACGCTTAATGTAGGTCCTAATTCACAGCACTAGGAACAAATTCGAAAGTGTCTTGAACGAATTGTTGCACTGATTCTTACCGGAAAGGCTTGGGTATTCAGATCTGAGTACCCAATCTGAGATCACTCGAGGTTGCGAATATAAAGCAGAACGGGTTCGTTTGTGAGTGGCTGTCCACTGCCGCAACGAGGTATTTGCGTTGAAAATCTGTCGTCGCCGATGCAGGTTGTGGGGTCGAGAGAATTGCACGAGCGCTTCTTGACTAGATCCGCCGGAATAGCGTCGTTGTCGCGCCTCTGGTTCGTGGGTGAGTCGCACGCCGTCCAGCAAGGATTCCGACGTGGGTGATCGCGCACCGCTTTTCTCTGTCTGGAAGTGAGCGTTGATCGTTGCTCAGATAATGTCGCCGGTCGGAGCTGCTCCAATTCGCCGGGGAAACTGCAGGGGTGGGAGCTGAACGTGAAAGGGGGAGGGAGGAAGAAAGACGGAgggaaatgttttttttctttttttaataattttccctttttttaattatgatctcattaataaaaataaataaattaaataaaaataattaatttaaaatctataaaccttttaagtttttcaatttttaattaaaaaataatttttaaagagaattaaaaatcaaattaatttctcaaaaaaacctcccaaattaaaatttaattatctttatttaatttatttaaatctaattttcattctaattaatataatatttttttacctgAGAGATAATTGATGTCTTGTCTATTAAAATATGCTTAGATTAACGAAAGATCCACGATCTTGTGGATTGGGCAGAGTTTAGGAATATTTTAGGCTCAATCTCGAGTAGGATAGCTCAAACTAAGTTCAACCACAAAAAAATGGTTCGGGTTGGTTTGATTCCATCGGCTATCTTTCTTGTCCTCGAgtgaaaaaagtaaaatatatttttattttaaattactccGAAATTAAAAGAGAGGAAATTGAGATCACGCTCAGGCAAAGCGTGTGGACATATAAGAGAGAAAGTTATGTGTAGTGTGGATGAGAACTGTGAAAGAAACCGTGCCCTGAAGctaaatgagaagaaaaccTAAAATCACAAAATTGTTGACCCGAGAGATAACCCGAAAAAACTTACTCTTAACTTGGCAAGTTGTATCGATTTTAAtcaaaaacttgaaatttcaatgTCACTGAAACAACAAGAAATTGGTCTAAAGTCACCAAGACGCCCGAGGGCTCGACCCCATGCAGTAAGGTCTTGATACTCATATGGCCGAAGACCTAACAAATTCCTGAAATAACAAACAACGATCAAAGAGATGCCTGCACTAGAGGTTAGTCGTTGACCAAAATCATCGACCACAAACAAACCCGATTACTAACCACTCGAACCCGTAACCACCCTATCGAATCATATAAGATATtagataatattaataattgtttaatacttttaattaattgataaaatgCATTAAAATTCCAATCATTAGCACAGTCAAAACTACATAGTTTTCTCCGAACTCAAATGGTCATATGGACAGAAGAATTGCACCAATAGAACATCAAACAGCAATAACAGAGACTTTTTTCACAGAGCTAACTTCATATACACAACAATAACAACAGCCCTTTCAGGTTATTTACTCTCTGAAATTACCACTCTGTGAGGCGTCGTTGTCGTTGTCGTCGTCATCGTCGTCATCTGCGGAGCAGCTCTAGCGGCATGCTCGGACGCATGGGTGAGACCTTGTAACATTCTCAAGATTTCGTGTGTGTCTTCTAAGTAGTACTTGGCCTTGCTCGGTTTCTGGCCAACGGTGCAACCGAACACTTCGGCACCGGGAGGAAGGGTGGCTTTTGCACTTGTTATCACCTCGAACATATCCTCGTCCGACCTGTCGTCTCCGATGCATAGAACGAAATCGGGAAGCATTCCTTTCTCCTTCATTGTTTGCAAGAGATGTTCTGCTACAATGCCCTTGTTTACACCCTGCCATGTCATTATAAAGACCAGATAAGAACATCATGCCTTAGAAGCAGAATACTACACCCTCGAAACGACCCCTTCTCAGCTCATCGATTTTCGTGTAATCGAAAGCAAATTCGTCTGACATTTCGACACTAGGATCAATCTTAAAGAAGATCGATTTATTGATAAGCGGAAAGAAACATTTCCAAGTTATGACTTGATTGGTTTGAAATTCCCTTTTAACGTTTCGTCGTTTCGTGTCTtgataaacaagaaaattcaGGTGCCACCATAGACCCGATA
Encoded here:
- the LOC111809933 gene encoding UDP-N-acetylglucosamine transferase subunit ALG14-like, encoding MMDSSITIAAIILSISLILSRVLYVIYWSGRPVRNKCLKPVSTLIVLGSGGHTAEMLNVLSELQKDLFAPRFYIAAATDNMSLQKARTYENQLADKTGAEVDKIAQFMQIYRSREVGQSYFTSVWTTLIATLHALWLMLKLRPQVILCNGPGTCIPLCVIAFIFKVLGIRWSSIFYVESIARVKRLSLSGLILYKLYMADQFFVQWPQLQRLYPRARYVGCLM